A genomic stretch from Sceloporus undulatus isolate JIND9_A2432 ecotype Alabama chromosome 5, SceUnd_v1.1, whole genome shotgun sequence includes:
- the PCED1A gene encoding PC-esterase domain-containing protein 1A isoform X1, giving the protein MLTFNSKEVCQLLHNKFVVILGDSIQRSVYKDLIRLLQTDSLLTSSQMKAKGEPSFENDHLIEGGVLDGLHNGTNYREVRQYRSRHHLVRFYFVTRVYSAYLESILADFEAGLQPDIVILNSCVWDVSRYGPSSMKEYRTNLEVAFNRLDAVLPSSCLVIWNMTMPLGPKVSGGFLIPELQHLTKTLRNDIIEGNFYGATLAGFHLFDVVDLHYHFRFDLGNRVKDGVHWNNVVHRRITNLLLSHVANAWGVFIMEKKLQEGPVWDENPTMSFNPQPPARLPQPPGPSWRFPEHCNIHRPNPPSVFHDDSLFIPADRGLPTPFSGFTSFEDSHLPPFHLDAMALDRFCHLERVDPSIFSAYPSYNEENIPPGPSRRKRRAHGAVDHHHRLVMRRRSFSMRDHTPYMRGREAFCEPY; this is encoded by the exons ATGCTCACTTTTAATTCGAAAGAGGTCTGCCAGCTCTTGCACAACAAATTTGTGGTCATCTTAGGCGACTCGA TCCAGAGGTCTGTCTACAAGGATCTCATTCGGTTGCTGCAGACGGACTCGTTGCTCACCAGTTCCCAAATGAAGGCGAAG GGGGAACCCAGCTTCGAAAATGACCACTTAATTGAAGGCGGGGTGCTGGACGGACTTCACAACGGGACAAATTACCGGGAGGTACGGCAATACCGGAGCCGCCACCATCTTGTCCGCTTCTACTTCGTGACGCGGGTCTACTCAGCTTACCTCGAAAGCATCCTGGCTGATTTCGAAGCCGGGCTGCAGCCGGACATAGTCATCCTCAACTCTTGCGTCTGGGATGTCTCAAG ATATGGCCCATCCTCCATGAAGGAATACCGCACAAACCTGGAGGTGGCTTTCAACAGGTTGGATGCCGTTTTGCCCTCCTCTTGCTTGGTCATCTGGAACATGACCATGCCTCTGGGTCCAAAGGTCAGCGGGGGATTCCTCATACCAGAG CTCCAGCACTTGACCAAGACCCTGCGCAATGACATCATTGAGGGCAACTTCTACGGTGCAACACTTGCCGGCTTCCACCTCTTTGATGTGGTGGACCTCCACTACCACTTCCGTTTCGACCTGGGCAACCGGGTGAAGGACGGCGTCCACTGGAACAACGTGGTGCATCGCAGGATCACCAATCTGCTCTTGTCCCATGTGGCAAACGCCTGGGGTGTCTTTATCATGGAGAAGAAACTTCAGGAAG GTCCGGTGTGGGATGAGAACCCAACCATGTCCTTCAACCCCCAACCACCTGCGCGGCTGCCACAACCGCCTGGCCCTTCCTGGAGATTTCCAGAGCATTGCAACATCCACAGGCCTAATCCCCCTTCCGTATTCCATGATGATTCCCTTTTCATCCCTGCCGACAGGGGATTACCCACACCTTTCTCTGGATTCACCAGCTTTGAGGACTCCCACCTTCCACCATTCCACCTGGACG cTATGGCACTGGACCGCTTCTGCCATCTCGAAAGGGTCGATCCCAGCATCTTCTCAGCTTACCCCTCCTACAATGAAGAAAACATCCCTCCTGGGCCCAGCCGCCGAAAGAGGAGAGCACATGGTGCTGTTGACCACCACCATCGTCTTGTCATGCGGCGGCGGTCCTTCTCCATGAGGGACCATACGCCTTACATGAGGGGTCGCGAAGCCTTCTGCGAGCCCTACTGA
- the PCED1A gene encoding PC-esterase domain-containing protein 1A isoform X2, with protein sequence MKAKGEPSFENDHLIEGGVLDGLHNGTNYREVRQYRSRHHLVRFYFVTRVYSAYLESILADFEAGLQPDIVILNSCVWDVSRYGPSSMKEYRTNLEVAFNRLDAVLPSSCLVIWNMTMPLGPKVSGGFLIPELQHLTKTLRNDIIEGNFYGATLAGFHLFDVVDLHYHFRFDLGNRVKDGVHWNNVVHRRITNLLLSHVANAWGVFIMEKKLQEGPVWDENPTMSFNPQPPARLPQPPGPSWRFPEHCNIHRPNPPSVFHDDSLFIPADRGLPTPFSGFTSFEDSHLPPFHLDAMALDRFCHLERVDPSIFSAYPSYNEENIPPGPSRRKRRAHGAVDHHHRLVMRRRSFSMRDHTPYMRGREAFCEPY encoded by the exons ATGAAGGCGAAG GGGGAACCCAGCTTCGAAAATGACCACTTAATTGAAGGCGGGGTGCTGGACGGACTTCACAACGGGACAAATTACCGGGAGGTACGGCAATACCGGAGCCGCCACCATCTTGTCCGCTTCTACTTCGTGACGCGGGTCTACTCAGCTTACCTCGAAAGCATCCTGGCTGATTTCGAAGCCGGGCTGCAGCCGGACATAGTCATCCTCAACTCTTGCGTCTGGGATGTCTCAAG ATATGGCCCATCCTCCATGAAGGAATACCGCACAAACCTGGAGGTGGCTTTCAACAGGTTGGATGCCGTTTTGCCCTCCTCTTGCTTGGTCATCTGGAACATGACCATGCCTCTGGGTCCAAAGGTCAGCGGGGGATTCCTCATACCAGAG CTCCAGCACTTGACCAAGACCCTGCGCAATGACATCATTGAGGGCAACTTCTACGGTGCAACACTTGCCGGCTTCCACCTCTTTGATGTGGTGGACCTCCACTACCACTTCCGTTTCGACCTGGGCAACCGGGTGAAGGACGGCGTCCACTGGAACAACGTGGTGCATCGCAGGATCACCAATCTGCTCTTGTCCCATGTGGCAAACGCCTGGGGTGTCTTTATCATGGAGAAGAAACTTCAGGAAG GTCCGGTGTGGGATGAGAACCCAACCATGTCCTTCAACCCCCAACCACCTGCGCGGCTGCCACAACCGCCTGGCCCTTCCTGGAGATTTCCAGAGCATTGCAACATCCACAGGCCTAATCCCCCTTCCGTATTCCATGATGATTCCCTTTTCATCCCTGCCGACAGGGGATTACCCACACCTTTCTCTGGATTCACCAGCTTTGAGGACTCCCACCTTCCACCATTCCACCTGGACG cTATGGCACTGGACCGCTTCTGCCATCTCGAAAGGGTCGATCCCAGCATCTTCTCAGCTTACCCCTCCTACAATGAAGAAAACATCCCTCCTGGGCCCAGCCGCCGAAAGAGGAGAGCACATGGTGCTGTTGACCACCACCATCGTCTTGTCATGCGGCGGCGGTCCTTCTCCATGAGGGACCATACGCCTTACATGAGGGGTCGCGAAGCCTTCTGCGAGCCCTACTGA
- the NAT8 gene encoding N-acetyltransferase 8, whose product MPPAAGEKECDLAMGEYHIRSYEDRDHEAACTMFSQGITEHVSAGCRHLLSCPQTHLLLLGVFLITYTVSASLLFSFGAVSALLATGLIFMKAAWTDYVREALEKDMLDIRRTYLEPKDCHFWVAECGEEVVGIVAAVHPEDPSLRGQALELKRMSVKKAHRGRGISKALTRTVILFAQERGYKEVVLGTSMVQYAAQRLYEGMGFRRVKELYPSFVAKLLQFHVYIYRYEVPGPH is encoded by the exons ATGCCTCCAGCAGCAG gagaaaaggagtgtgacttggccatggGCGAGTACCACATCCGCAGCTATGAGGACAGAGACCACGAGGCTGCCTGCACCATGTTCTCCCAAGGCATCACCGAGCATGTGTCTGCTGGCTGCCGGCATCTTCTGAGCTGTCCCCAGACGCATCTGCTGCTGTTGGGTGTGTTCCTCATAACCTACACAGtctctgcctccctcctcttctcctttggaGCGGTGTCTGCTCTCTTGGCCACAGGCTTGATTTTCATGAAGGCTGCCTGGACTGATTACGTCCGGGAAGCCTTGGAAAAAGACATGCTGGACATCCGGAGAACCTACTTGGAACCAAAGGACTGCCACTTCTGGGTGGCGGAGTGTGGGGAGGAAGTGGTGGGGATTGTTGCTGCCGTCCATCCAGAAGACCCTTCTCTGCGGGGACAAGCACTGGAGCTGAAGCGCATGTCAGTCAAGAAGGCGCACCGAGGCCGTGGCATCTCCAAGGCCCTCACCAGGACTGTCATCCTCTTTGCCCAGGAGAGGGGGTATAAGGAGGTTGTGCTGGGCACCTCTATGGTGCAATATGCGGCTCAGCGGTTGTACGAGGGCATGGGCTTCCGCAGAGTCAAGGAATTATACCCATCCTTTGTGGCGAAGCTGCTGCAGTTTCACGTCTACATCTATCGTTATGAGGTCCCAGGACCTCACTGA